Below is a window of Nicotiana tabacum cultivar K326 chromosome 19, ASM71507v2, whole genome shotgun sequence DNA.
gtaaaactccccgaccactatataaaggggagtctaACTATTCATTAGGTatcattgtaacacgcatatcaaggcaatatactcttattttctctgtgattcaaagttcttacttttgtttatcaGTTCTTCATTATCGTGAGCCCGAGATCGAAGGCAGACATTTCATTAAAGTTGTTATTGAGTTCGGGAAgaccctcccccctccccctccccctaattggtttgacaatttattacattatttatctgtttaatctaacacaatttatcatttgtattgaattaatttgTGTATTCTTAAAAtcttatataaatttaattattatctattattttttagggtaaacaataaGGTGTTTGGTTTAGACAATAAATTGACAATAATTGTGTCGGTGTGCGGCCGTTCCGAAGTAAATGTGATTCTCCCACTTTATCTTTTGACCACTCAATCATGACTTTTTACTTCATTGGGGAAATCTACAATTACCATATGATACTTTGTTCTACAGAAGCTAACCATGCCTCTGCCCTCGGTAAAAGACACCCAATATTAGGGCTTTGGCCATTGTCTTTGCTTTTCTAGCTCAACTTCTTTCGCCAAAGCGTCAGCGCATAGCATTGTGTCGGAGAGTTATCAGATTGCATGAGGGTACATTTATGTCGTTATTTGAATTTGCCTGAAACAGTACATTAAGAAcgcccctcccccccccccctccccaccccccaaaaaaaaacccCTTCATTATTCTTTTAAACAACCCTGTTGAAGATTTACAGGATATCTATCACCTTTCAccaataaaaataactaataattCTGTCCATGGAAGCTCCAATAAATGGAAAGATTTCACCTAATTTTTTTTAATGGAATTTCAATCTTAATCTCTAAAATGTGCACCCATTTGACTGTTTTAACCACACTTGTGGATGCCCTGCTTCAATTATTCTTTTCTTTCAGTTTCCTTTTTTATTAGAGGGGAGGCAGAATGAAAGGTTAATAAATACAAGGGGTTGCAGCTTGgagaaaaaatagcaaaaatagtTACTTATGTTTTGGGTTGGTCTAAAATAATCCTTCAAATGTACAATTAAGCATTTTAGCCCTTTATATTAATCAAAACTGAGCACATTTGATCCTCATTATAGTTAAAACATGCTGAGTTAGTTATGTTTGGCAGCACTGGTCCGTTAGACGCACATGAGCTGTTTAGGCTAAAGAAACTAAGAGGCGGATTGAACTCATTATACGCTTCTTTCTACCATTGCAAATGAATTAGTGTTGATGTATCCTTAGAATCCTCAATAGCACCCTTTTGTTGTTGAAATCCTAAAGTtaggttttttcttaaatacaAATTAGGAGAAATGAAATAAGGAGCAGTCATCATGAGTTCAGTTTAAACAGCTCACAATTCCGTTAAACATAATTAGACCATGTGGTTTAAATATAACGAAAACAACAGGTGTTCAATTTGGTGGGAAAAAAAATAATCTAAAACTGGCCAGGTATATTTTTAATTAGACTGACTCCTAAAAGATAAGGGACTTATTTTTTTACTTTCCTCAGCTTGGTGTTGATGCAATAGAATTCTAAAATTAGTATAATATTAAATGTTGACACCCATCTTTCAAGAAGGTTGAATGATGCACTTGATTGAATGTTAAGTTAATTTTCAAGACGAATAGGGATCAATTCTCACTTAATATattttttcctcattttttttaataGTGCACCAATATACTAAAAAATTTTGATCCGCCAActattatcattttattttggCCAAGGGACACATATTGTTGTCAAATGTAGGGTTGCATACCTAACCAAATAACTTTAGCTTTAGTTAAACTTTAATAATTGGTTCAAGGTTGGTTGTAATTATAAGGCACACCTCGACAATCATAAGTTGCTTTCTTGAAAGGCTAATTGCGTCACATTTTTCCCGGGCATTTCGCCTGAAATTAAGACCCTACTACTCCACTTTAGAAACAACGTATATATGAGTATGTGAGATGGCAAAGCAGTTTAAAAAACCAGTCTTTCAATATAATGAACATTAAATCGTACTATATTGTACCcataaattgaaattttgacaCAGACCGACATATACACACATTTACTCAGTGATACAATTGAAACGAGTAATGTCAGGTTACTGTCCAGTGTCACCCTATACAATTGCATCAGCCTTTGCGGACCAGTAAAGTAAAGGAGTTAATATaagcttttcttcttcttctttctgacTCCCAACAGTCAACAGATCATTTGGTACAAAATCATTCTTAAGTTATTTTTGTGTATAGAAGCAGGCAGCAGTTGGTTTACAAGATGAACCAAGAAATGAGTGGCGTTATAGTTGACGATCAGAAGCAACAGCAAGAAATGAAAGGTTTGAATGGGGGTGTTCATGAGGATATTAAGATAGACTATGTGTTTAAGATTGTGGTAATAGGGGACTCTGCTGTTGGGAAAACTCAGGTACTTTCCAGGTTTGCTAAGAATGAGTTCTGTTTTGACTCCAAATCTACCATTGGTGTAGAGTTTCAGACTAGGACTGTCTCCATTCAGTCCAAAGTCATCAAAGCCCAGATCTGGGACACTGCTGGCCAAGAAAGGTTtgcctctctctctctttcttttccttcttttctctcttcttatAAAAAAAAAGTCATCAAGATGCACTAATTTCCCGCTATGCACGGGATTCACGTGAAAGGCCGGACCGCCAGGGTCTTCTCAATTGTGCTAATTAATTGGTTCATTCATTTTCACATAATGCCTGTTTTAGTTTCCCTTCCACTTAGTTTCATCATGACTTCTGGTTTGTTGGTTTTGCTCATATTTTTCAACTCAATATGATTTAGCTTTTCGCTGGGGCAATTACTAAGTCAATATTGTTGCCTAATAGGGTTAAATTTGAGAGATTATAGTTTTGTTTAGTCAAGCTAAGTACAGTGGTCCAGCAACATCATTTGTAGAGTTAGTAAGTTGATTGAACCTACTACCTTTCACAATCCAACTTAATGAGGGCCCAACTCTTCCGTCGCTACTAATATATCGTGTTTTTGGACTATGACAACGTTATTTCAGCTACCACATGCCATTTTACCCTCCCTAACAACTACATTAATGAAGCCGAGGATAGCGATTTTCAACACGCACATTGTACAGGTTGCTTTCCTAGTCATGTGGTTGTATCAATTAATTGTAATTTCTCACTCAAATGAATTATCTTAAACAATCAAATTTATGTCgcactatactatatttgatgaGTCCATGAGATCAGTTTTAAGTTAGAATGGTAACATAATGTAATCTAGATGAGTGTTTTCTGACATCTTGAATATATCTTGGTTAACTAGTTTAAAGTTTCACAACCTTCCTAGTTACAGTACGATATGTAGAAAGACGAGGGTACAAACTTAAACAGGCAGTGTATTAAATCAGACTTAGTACCAAGAAATTTATTTCTTTTGAGCTTGAGACAGTAGGTACATCCATACTTTTCCCTGCCTATAATGTACAAACATTGGCCCCTGTATCGAACAGGTACAGAGCAGTGACAAGTGCATACTACAGAGGAGCACTAGGAGCTATGTTAGTTTACGACATAACAAAGAGACAGAGCTTCGATCATGTAGCTAGATGGGTTGATGAACTCAGGGCTCATGCCGATAGTTCTATTGTGATCACATTGATTGGTAACAAAGCCGATCTAGTCGATTTGAGGGCAGTTCCAACCGAAGATGCAGTCGAATTTGCAGAGAGGCAAGGGCTATTTTTCTCTGAGACATCAGCTCTTAGCGGCCACAATGTAGAGTCAGCATTCTTGAAACTATTGGAAGAAATATATAAAGTGGTGTCAAGGAAGACTTTGTTGATAGGTTCTGCTGCTAATGgaaatcacatcaaagaaaccaatAATGGGTTGCTTAAAGGGTTGAAGATTGATGTTATTTCTGGTTCTGATTTTGAAGTTAGCGAGATGAAGAAAATATCTTCTTGCTCTTGCTAATCTTACTAGCTTTGGGGTGTTATTTAAACAAAAGGAAACAACGGAGAGATATAAATATGATAAGTGTGTCAAACATGTGCTTGTATATGGAAATCTATTGCTCCCTCTTGGCTTTGTAGCGAATGATTAGATTATTTGGGAATGTGGAGTGGTTTGTGATCAATTTATTTGTATGCAGTTGATTCTCTACTGAACTTTATTTGCATATTAATATGTAGTACATGATTTTCTTAAAGTATCATAACAAGAAAATCactacaacaaaaataaaaaaggaaaccgGCCTAGTCAAGGCTCCACGACAGAAAAGTTAGATAGGAATGGCTATTTGGAGATAGTAATGTGGAATTGAATTGTACAGTATCAAATTTTCTCAGCATTAAAACATGTGTAAACTAGAAGCAAAATTTTGAAATGCATGGGTAGCTGCTTATATAATCTTACAGCTTCACAGAGTGAAAATTTACAGAGTCCATTTAAAGTAGTTAGATATTTCTTATTAAATGCTTTTTGACGAAATTACTACTCGCATGTTAgatgggttattagttacaattAAGCAAACTGCGTATGTTAATAAACCTTAGATAAAATACAAATTACTCTTCCAATACGCGTACACTCACAAAATCGTCAAGAAAAACGTAACTTTAAACCCAAAACAGGGGAGAAATTCCTCTTACATATATGATTTTTCAAAGTCTTACCACAAAATTGTattgtttcaatttagatgacacatttTGCTTATCGAGAGTCAATTTGACTAAACTTTGAAGTTAAATTAAATTAGTTCAAgttagtattttaaaattaaaatttagatattaAAAAACTAAACGAAAAATACTATAAGTTGCAATTTTTCTCATGTCAATATgataacaaaatatatttttaaaatattggtcaaacttCACGCAATTTAACTCTTGATAAAAGAAAAATGCCAtttaaattaaaacggagggagtacttctTTGGAAGCCGTGCCTTCTAAGTTTTAACTTCTTATATGAGGTCTGACTCTAATACTTTGTGCAAAATTACAGTGGTTAAATGTCTAAATTGTAACCCTATCAATGCTCAAAAAATTTACAAATGGATATAGGTAGCTCAATGTCGAAACATGTGCAGTTGATTGTAAGCATAGAGTGAACAAGCATGATAAATTTGATTAATCTACAGTATGAATTaaactcaacaaaaataatactagtagaaacaaaagaaaatcgaTAAATTTGCACTTGCGCGCCAAATTATATGAATGGAAGAaccataatataaaaatataggaaaaatatACTGTATAGCCGCtctaaaaataataacaaaaaatatatatatattttgtctaatttatatatatatatatatatatatatatatatatatatatatatatatatatatatatatatatatatatgttatatacaaaaattatataaaaattatatgttttttcgactacaaaatattaataatttctggtacggactaaaagtgaaaaaagccATATAATGGAATATACTAGTCGGTACTCTTTGGCCCAAAATGTTATAATTTAGTATATTTCTCCTACTTTTTAATGGAAAATTCTGCAAAAATAGTCATCAATAACACTACTTTTAACTCTTTTTAATAcgaataaaatattttcctcttttttacTGCAAAATTATTAATGGCGCCTACATGTTCTTTTAGCaaattaatttatatacaatttttctcttaataatcataataaattaAAGTCAACAACTATATTGGAATATTATAATGGGGGAAGTATATATACGATAACTATGATGTATATTGTAAAATAGAACAGAAAGTGGTTTGGTTCTTCAAAAGACAGACATGTTATATTTATAAATAGCTTCATCTAAAAGATAAACCTTCTCTCACCGCAAACTCAAAAGTAATTATTGTAGAGGAACTCACCGACTCCACAACTGTCACTTAGGTGTACGGTCATTGTTTAGACAATAGTTAGACTAATTAACTAGAGTCGCTCGTTTGTTCATTATATATTAACAGTGTAAATGAACACAAAGTCGGTTAAGTGAGAATAACAGAAAATCTGTTTCACAATTTCTTTCTCTACATTTTCTCTGCAACTCGATCCTCTCTATTTGCTTCCATTCAATTCTCCAAAACTGTGAGAAGTAACATGGAATCCAAGCATTAATCGTGTGAATCTAGGGGTTTTCTTCACGAATTTAGTCGAAAATCAAGAGATTCACCAAAAATTTGCTTATTGATTTGTGCCCCAATTCCAATGGCGGGAGATACAGTCGAAGAATAAGAATTTTCTAAATAATCAATCATGCAAGAATCGATTGTGATTGATCACAATCATTCTTTTGTATCTGCATCCTTCTGATAGACCAAGTTCCCTTACATTGAAAATTAAATTGATCGGAATGGAAAATTTTACACTTTGGAGCCAAGCTATGGATGTTTTGTATCTGTTTCATGTTTTGTTGCAAACATGAAACAAGCTGGGCTTTGTTGATGGTTCGATCACCAGAGATACCTATGGAACTAGGTTCAATCATCTATGGGATCGTTGCAATGCAATTGTCAAATCATGGCTAATGCACAATGTAAGGCATGATTTGCTAAGTGGTGTTCTGTTTCGCCCTAGTGCTCTAGCAATCTGGGAAAACCTTCGTGAGAGGTTTGATAAGGTGAATTCTTCACGAATGTATTATCTACACAAAGAAATTTTTACCCTAACGCAAGGAACCTTGTCTGTATCGGCATATTATTTGAAGTTAAAGGATTTGTGGgatgtgtaacgatccgaccggccGTTTTGAGCTTTAGTACGTCGTTCGACGATTTGAGCCCTTGAGTAGCTTCGCTTCATGTTTTATGACCTGTACGCATAGTCAGAATTAAATTTggagaagtttggagttgattcagatggaaaattctcaaatcggaagttttaagttggaagagttgaccaacgtttgaattttgagtaaatgacctcagaatcgggatttgaaggtttcaataggttcctaagatgatttcggacttgggtgtatgttcggttGAGTATCAGGTGGTCGGGGAGTATTTCACCGCTTATTGTAGAAAgtgacattttgaaggttttagaattttttaagtttgatttgtaGTGAACTTTGGCGTTATTGATGttcgtttggggttccgagccttggaataagttcgtatcgtgatttgtaaCTTGCACGGCATCATTCAGAATGTTTAAGTGCAATACGGAAGCGTTCGacaaagtttgaatgtttgaaaattgaaagaaatgttTTGACCGTCGATTcatacttttgttattttttttacgtgatttgaggcttcaactaagttcgtattatgttttaggatgcgttggtatggttggatggggtcctgagggcctcgggtgcgaATCAGATTGGaatcggatcgagttttggactTAAAGAATTGCTGAAACTTAAGGCTTCTCGTGTGATCACACCTGCGAggtttgggccgcaggtgcgagactgcagaagcggcccaagggtcgcagaagcggttggggTTGAGCCTGGATGgattcgcaggtgcgagaaatttATCGCAGATGCGGACAGAAGAGCGCAGAAGCAAAGAAGAGATGAAGCGTGgttctccgcagatgcggaggttgAAGCGCATGTGCGCGTCCACAGGTGCGAAGTTTGTTTTCGCAAAAGCAGATACGGGCCATGGGATGAAGACGCACAAAAACGGAGAAATTCCGCAGAAGTGGACTCGCAGAAGCGGAtccttgtccgcagaagcgaaaatgctgGAGGCGGGGGCTGTTCACAGCtgcaggaccgcagatgcagtcgaGTGACCGCATGTGCAATGATCGTTGGGCAGAAGTGAACTTTTATTTCGGGACTTAGCCCATTCCTCTCACATTTtacttggttgggcgatttttggagctcttaaagaggagattttcatcatcaatctcgaggtaagtgatttctacacaTTGTGAGTTAACTACATGAattatatgtggatttaaacatgaaaatttatggaaattgtgtaatttttggagaagacctagaatttggtatttttggattttgaccacgaaattggatacataattgagaataaattatatatttaggttTGTGGTATTATGAGTagtgtttatctttgaaaatttttgcaatccgggcacatgggcccgagagttgacttttcgagcggattGTTATAAATTAGCTAATTATGAGTGcatgagtatatttttattggtttgcatgttgtttgactagtttcggatcatGTGGCTTTGAATTGAGGAGCTAGAGAGGCataatttcggagcgaggtaagtctcatgtctaatcttgtgagggagaaactacCCCGTAGGTATcaaattgttatgtgctactagttatGGGTTCTACGTAttcacgaggtgacgagagtccgtacgtagctacaccATATTTATGTACGGgcagacttaggactttatcatataatatttaaattaattgaaCTCaatttgctagcttaattaattgaatttataattgaaattgatttgcgAATATATTAGGAcgagctttatcaccttgagttgtttggCAAGATATTTGATAAACGGTAAAAGTTATATTTACtttatgctcatgtacttgtgttGTATGCACGTGACTTGTAATTTGATAAGTTTCTTTTTTTTCTGTGGATCAGGCCGAACACCCTGGCAACATATTGAGATGCATCTCTGGTTTGCGccggtcgaccctcggcagtgtacacaccattctggatcgggccgtacgacatcggcataatcgtgcgtaaCACCGTACGAGTCCGAATACTCGTGAGATGCCTTCTTTTATTGAGACATGGCATATATATGGTATTCCTTTTCCGTTTGAGATTATATTTGATACTTCTGATCTGTTGAGATAGCATATGACATTCGACAAATTTATATTATCAAAGGAAATGTTGGAGAATTATGTGAGTTACAGTTTTTATCTCATGGTTGATGTTGTATTTCATATCTGTTTATaatgtattatattattttattggaccactagtaagtgtcgatgtcgaaccctcatcactacttctcttgggttaggctagatacttactgggtacacgttgatttatgtactcatgctacacttctgcactaaatatgTAGGATCTGACatgttcatttggtggtcatcttgaCGCATAGGCACGGCTGCCGatgagacttta
It encodes the following:
- the LOC107819881 gene encoding ras-related protein RABA3-like, translated to MNQEMSGVIVDDQKQQQEMKGLNGGVHEDIKIDYVFKIVVIGDSAVGKTQVLSRFAKNEFCFDSKSTIGVEFQTRTVSIQSKVIKAQIWDTAGQERYRAVTSAYYRGALGAMLVYDITKRQSFDHVARWVDELRAHADSSIVITLIGNKADLVDLRAVPTEDAVEFAERQGLFFSETSALSGHNVESAFLKLLEEIYKVVSRKTLLIGSAANGNHIKETNNGLLKGLKIDVISGSDFEVSEMKKISSCSC